A window from Sinanaerobacter sp. ZZT-01 encodes these proteins:
- a CDS encoding type II secretion system F family protein, with product MTGILLTACIGLIAGAFLILGLSPLEFTDGLFGFLTRKDQSIRAQINESTNRKKARFLRREIIEVQEILKLTGRASRFSMVCAVSLLLFAAGAAFAILLNNVFLVPVLAAGLMFLPFWYIRLTATHYKKAVAAELETALSIITTSYLRNEDILTAVEESVQYLNPPVKNVFTEFLAQTQLIDPDVEAALHAMKPKIQNDVFHEWVDAISSCRYDRSLKTTLTPIVSKLSDMRIVNAELEYLVSEPRKEFIIMAMLVVGNIPIMYMLNRDWYHTLMHSMVGQIILAICAAAIFISAAFVIRLTKPIEYRR from the coding sequence ATGACAGGAATCCTTTTAACTGCCTGCATCGGTTTGATTGCAGGTGCTTTTCTCATCCTCGGCCTTTCTCCTCTGGAATTTACAGATGGTCTGTTCGGGTTTCTGACCCGAAAGGATCAAAGCATCCGCGCGCAGATCAACGAAAGCACGAATCGGAAAAAGGCCCGTTTTCTGCGCAGGGAGATCATTGAAGTGCAGGAGATCTTAAAGCTTACTGGTCGTGCAAGCCGCTTTTCGATGGTGTGCGCGGTGTCGCTGTTACTTTTCGCGGCAGGGGCGGCCTTTGCTATTCTGCTAAACAATGTGTTTCTGGTGCCGGTGCTGGCGGCGGGGCTGATGTTCCTGCCCTTTTGGTACATCCGACTGACAGCAACTCATTACAAAAAAGCAGTGGCGGCTGAGCTGGAAACCGCGCTTTCCATTATCACCACATCTTACTTAAGAAATGAGGACATCCTCACCGCCGTGGAGGAAAGCGTACAGTACTTAAATCCGCCGGTAAAAAACGTGTTTACAGAATTTCTGGCACAAACCCAGCTCATTGACCCGGATGTGGAAGCTGCACTCCATGCCATGAAGCCAAAGATTCAGAACGATGTGTTCCACGAATGGGTGGATGCCATCAGCTCCTGCCGCTATGACAGAAGCCTAAAAACCACCCTGACGCCCATTGTATCAAAGCTCAGCGATATGCGGATTGTCAATGCGGAGCTGGAGTATCTGGTATCTGAGCCACGCAAGGAATTCATCATCATGGCGATGCTGGTGGTGGGCAATATCCCCATTATGTATATGCTGAACAGGGACTGGTATCATACGCTGATGCACTCCATGGTGGGACAGATTATTCTGGCAATTTGCGCTGCCGCTATCTTTATTTCTGCGGCATTTGTGATACGGCTGACCAAGCCTATTGAGTACAGGAGGTGA
- a CDS encoding MinD/ParA family ATP-binding protein, giving the protein MLNFMKGSLFSREKKEALPEEPEQDVQVLAVWGSPGSGKTTVSVRLAKYLAEQKKNVALLLCDMTAPMLPCICPPGDLECERSLGSILAATHVSNLLIEQNCVTHKKIGNLTMIGMLKGENVFTYPPYSQELAAELIDHLRDIAPYIIIDCGSYIAHDILSAVSLLEADSVLRLVNCDLKSISYLSSQLPLLKDQKWDADKQYKVASNVRSNQAGEHIEQVLGNVVFQLPHSDELENLALCGNLFGELSLKDSRGFRKEIEKIAKEVFGV; this is encoded by the coding sequence ATGCTGAACTTTATGAAGGGAAGCCTGTTCTCCCGAGAGAAAAAGGAAGCCCTGCCGGAGGAACCGGAACAGGATGTGCAGGTGCTGGCAGTATGGGGCAGCCCCGGCAGCGGAAAGACCACCGTCAGTGTGCGTCTTGCCAAATACCTTGCCGAACAAAAAAAGAATGTGGCGCTTTTGTTGTGTGATATGACCGCCCCCATGCTTCCCTGCATCTGCCCGCCCGGTGACTTGGAATGCGAACGCTCTCTTGGCAGTATCCTTGCCGCCACCCATGTAAGCAATCTGCTCATTGAACAGAACTGCGTGACCCATAAGAAAATCGGCAACCTGACCATGATCGGTATGCTCAAGGGAGAAAATGTGTTTACCTATCCGCCCTACAGCCAGGAGCTGGCGGCAGAACTGATCGACCACCTGCGAGACATCGCGCCTTACATCATCATCGACTGTGGCAGCTATATTGCTCACGACATTCTGTCAGCGGTTTCCCTGCTGGAGGCCGACTCCGTTCTTCGCCTGGTAAACTGCGACTTAAAATCCATCAGCTACCTATCCAGCCAATTGCCCCTGCTGAAGGATCAGAAATGGGATGCGGATAAGCAGTATAAGGTGGCATCCAATGTACGCTCCAATCAGGCAGGAGAGCATATTGAACAGGTGCTGGGCAATGTGGTGTTTCAGCTCCCGCATTCCGATGAGCTGGAAAATCTGGCTCTGTGCGGAAATCTATTTGGGGAGCTGAGCCTCAAGGATAGCCGGGGGTTTCGCAAGGAGATTGAAAAAATAGCAAAGGAGGTGTTTGGCGTATGA
- a CDS encoding SpoVG family protein, translating into MSKTQTAPKAVPTAAEQPLPMKIDVKIGSIRPDGNVRAYASVNLNDCFAIRNVKIVDSTKGLFIAMPSYKAGNGEYKDICFPVTKEFREQLNQAVVDAYQQALTQSQTQGRQLMEQASQPEQQPGMQMAGL; encoded by the coding sequence ATGAGTAAAACACAAACTGCACCGAAAGCCGTACCAACCGCCGCTGAACAGCCGCTCCCTATGAAGATCGATGTAAAAATCGGCTCCATTCGTCCGGATGGAAATGTCAGAGCGTATGCATCGGTCAACCTAAACGACTGCTTTGCTATCCGCAACGTTAAAATCGTGGACAGCACCAAGGGGCTGTTTATTGCCATGCCCAGCTATAAGGCGGGCAATGGCGAGTACAAGGATATCTGCTTCCCGGTCACCAAGGAGTTCCGCGAGCAGCTGAATCAAGCGGTTGTTGATGCCTACCAGCAGGCACTGACACAGAGTCAGACCCAGGGCAGACAGCTGATGGAACAGGCTTCCCAGCCGGAACAGCAGCCCGGTATGCAGATGGCAGGGCTGTAG
- the cpaB gene encoding Flp pilus assembly protein CpaB, with product MSFLKNRTMLGVLCIVLSLLICFALTPLFNQSVSQKTSIVRVVKEIKAGDQITKDTVQTVEVGGYNLPENLLRQPDSVIGKYAEADLFPGDYILTDKLSDVPAAENAYLYSLNGDKQAISVSIKNFAQGLSGKLISGDIVSVIAPDYKKQGATVIPPELTYVEVIGVTASTGYDTDTGEISEEEEEKEKELPSTVTLLVSPEQAKILAALEADGKLHLSLVFRGSKENAVQFTKLQDEVIAKLYPVPAVSDDTQTAQPSGTEPSAETEMPATEAGGE from the coding sequence ATGAGTTTTCTAAAAAACCGCACGATGCTGGGGGTACTCTGCATCGTGCTTTCGTTACTCATCTGCTTTGCGCTTACTCCGCTGTTTAACCAAAGCGTATCGCAGAAAACAAGTATTGTCCGGGTGGTAAAGGAGATCAAAGCCGGCGACCAGATCACAAAGGATACTGTGCAGACAGTGGAGGTGGGCGGATATAACCTGCCGGAGAACTTACTGCGCCAGCCTGATTCGGTGATTGGCAAATATGCCGAAGCGGACCTGTTTCCCGGAGATTATATCCTTACTGATAAGCTCTCAGACGTTCCAGCTGCTGAAAATGCATATCTGTACAGCTTAAATGGAGATAAACAGGCCATTTCGGTCAGCATCAAAAACTTTGCCCAGGGGCTTTCCGGCAAGCTCATCTCAGGCGATATTGTCTCGGTCATTGCACCGGACTATAAAAAGCAGGGAGCCACAGTCATCCCCCCGGAACTGACCTATGTAGAGGTGATCGGCGTCACGGCCAGCACTGGGTATGACACAGACACTGGAGAGATTTCTGAAGAGGAAGAGGAAAAGGAAAAGGAGCTTCCCTCTACTGTGACATTGCTGGTATCGCCCGAACAAGCAAAAATTCTTGCAGCGCTGGAAGCGGATGGAAAGCTTCACCTTTCACTTGTTTTCAGGGGTTCCAAGGAAAATGCCGTTCAGTTTACTAAGCTGCAGGATGAGGTTATCGCCAAGCTGTATCCCGTACCCGCAGTATCGGACGATACTCAGACAGCACAGCCTTCCGGCACAGAACCATCTGCTGAAACGGAGATGCCTGCCACAGAAGCAGGAGGTGAATAA
- a CDS encoding A24 family peptidase: MVADPWLLLQGGFFIVLLTAVSAWDIRKRIVPDLLCLCIVLTALLDFTPEKLLGLIPSLVLLSAALFWGGMGGGDIKLMAASGLVLGFYNGMTALVAGLILLLLFHKLCFIIQKLRGRTVPRAYPLAPFLSIGCLAAYFLF; encoded by the coding sequence ATGGTGGCTGATCCGTGGCTCCTGCTGCAGGGCGGCTTTTTTATTGTCCTGCTGACTGCGGTATCCGCTTGGGATATCCGCAAACGGATCGTCCCCGACCTGCTGTGCCTATGCATCGTCCTGACCGCTCTGCTTGATTTTACGCCGGAAAAACTGCTTGGACTGATTCCCAGCCTCGTCCTGCTCAGTGCCGCCCTGTTCTGGGGCGGCATGGGCGGCGGGGATATCAAGCTCATGGCGGCTTCCGGTCTGGTGCTGGGCTTTTACAACGGAATGACAGCGTTAGTGGCAGGACTTATCCTGCTTCTTCTGTTTCATAAGCTGTGTTTTATCATCCAAAAACTGCGGGGGAGGACTGTGCCAAGGGCATACCCCCTCGCGCCTTTTCTATCCATTGGCTGTCTTGCAGCCTATTTTTTATTTTGA
- a CDS encoding DUF6133 family protein, whose product MKKFVSKVSNKLTTKALEAQALLRRKDGENFVDTAIKILMAVVIGALVLAGLYALFGETVLPTLKQRIVDMFNYGG is encoded by the coding sequence ATGAAAAAATTCGTATCCAAGGTAAGCAATAAGCTCACCACAAAGGCGCTGGAAGCACAGGCTTTGCTCCGCAGAAAGGACGGGGAAAATTTCGTCGACACGGCAATTAAGATCCTTATGGCTGTTGTCATTGGGGCTCTGGTGCTGGCCGGACTGTATGCCCTGTTCGGGGAGACCGTCTTACCTACATTAAAACAGCGTATCGTTGATATGTTCAATTATGGTGGCTGA
- a CDS encoding ATPase, T2SS/T4P/T4SS family: MSRKKPGNVDRKTVSAPVMKIDKTRTAAGSQSLFFSSSNTREFGSVLREVQAHISSHYAGLITDGSNGERKEQIKRYIAKYLQDNRVAVAGMTEAQLTDALYTEMAEFSFLTKYIFGEGIEEIDVNAWDDVEVQYSNGITKKLTEHFESPEHAINVVRRMLHVSGMVLDNASPTALGHLSKNIRIAVLKSPVVDEDVGVAASIRIVNPQSMQKDDFTGGGTATEPMLDFLSECLRYGVSTCVAGATSSGKTTLAGWLLTTIPDGKRIFTIENGSRELALVRRRDGQVVNSVIHTLTRDSENERQRITQTSLLDMSLRFNPDYVVVGEMRSAEANAAQEAARTGITVLTTIHSNSCEATWRRMVSLCKRAVDMSDETLMAYVTEAYPLVVFCKQLENKARRVMEIMECEILPDGTRNFRPLFQYHITENRMDNGKFIIAGHHEIVQGISGSLQRRLLENGMPQSTLKRILAMGGAA, translated from the coding sequence ATGAGCCGAAAGAAGCCTGGAAATGTAGACCGGAAGACGGTGTCTGCTCCGGTTATGAAAATAGATAAGACACGAACTGCGGCAGGCTCTCAGAGTCTGTTTTTTTCATCCTCAAATACCCGTGAATTTGGTTCCGTCCTCCGGGAGGTTCAGGCCCATATTTCCTCCCATTATGCGGGACTCATTACGGATGGCAGCAACGGTGAGCGAAAAGAGCAAATCAAACGGTATATTGCCAAGTACCTCCAGGATAACCGGGTAGCAGTAGCGGGAATGACCGAGGCACAGCTCACTGACGCACTTTATACCGAAATGGCCGAGTTTTCTTTTCTGACCAAGTACATCTTTGGGGAGGGCATTGAGGAAATTGACGTAAACGCCTGGGACGATGTGGAGGTCCAATATAGCAACGGCATCACCAAGAAGCTTACGGAACACTTTGAAAGTCCCGAACACGCAATCAATGTGGTGCGCCGCATGCTGCATGTCTCCGGCATGGTGTTAGATAATGCCAGCCCTACTGCACTTGGGCATTTAAGCAAGAATATCCGTATTGCGGTTCTAAAGTCTCCAGTGGTGGATGAAGATGTTGGCGTAGCCGCCTCTATCCGTATTGTAAACCCGCAGTCCATGCAAAAGGATGACTTTACCGGAGGCGGCACAGCCACCGAGCCGATGCTGGACTTTTTATCGGAATGCCTGCGATACGGCGTGTCCACCTGCGTGGCAGGAGCCACCAGCTCCGGCAAGACCACGCTGGCAGGATGGCTTCTGACCACTATCCCGGATGGAAAGCGCATCTTTACCATTGAAAACGGCTCCCGCGAGCTTGCATTGGTAAGGCGCAGGGATGGGCAAGTCGTAAACAGCGTCATCCACACCCTGACCCGCGACAGTGAAAATGAACGGCAGCGGATTACGCAGACCAGTCTTCTGGATATGTCTCTGCGCTTTAACCCGGATTATGTAGTGGTGGGAGAAATGCGAAGCGCCGAGGCAAACGCAGCCCAGGAAGCAGCCCGAACCGGTATCACGGTATTGACCACAATTCACTCTAACAGCTGTGAGGCCACATGGCGCAGAATGGTATCCCTGTGCAAGCGCGCGGTGGATATGTCTGATGAAACCCTCATGGCCTATGTGACAGAAGCCTATCCCCTTGTGGTGTTCTGCAAGCAGCTTGAGAATAAGGCTCGCCGCGTCATGGAAATCATGGAGTGCGAGATCCTGCCGGACGGCACAAGAAACTTCCGTCCGCTGTTCCAGTACCACATCACCGAAAACCGTATGGATAACGGAAAATTCATTATTGCTGGACACCATGAGATCGTACAGGGCATCTCAGGGAGCCTGCAGAGAAGGCTGCTGGAGAACGGCATGCCGCAAAGTACCTTGAAGCGCATTCTTGCGATGGGAGGTGCCGCATGA